In one Nostoc sp. KVJ3 genomic region, the following are encoded:
- the pdxA gene encoding 4-hydroxythreonine-4-phosphate dehydrogenase PdxA, whose amino-acid sequence MYQNNQGNLVNFRQDNRPRLALTLGDPAGIGPEVILKALVEPEIRKKYNVTVVGNCDLLAQTYYKLNLTGNLPPLANPEELSVCDVPLDGEIKAEIIPGIGNAASGAASFAYMEYAIAQTLAGKFDGIVTGPIAKSAWKAAGYNYPGQTELLAEKSGVDRFGMLFVARSPHTNWTLRAILATTHIPLRQVADTLTPQLLTQKLDLLVECLEKDFGIYRGRIAIAGLNPHSGELGQLGHEEQDWLIPWLEQERQNRPQLQLDGPIPPDTMWVKPGQAWYGNSLVQNPADAYLALYHDQGLIPVKLMAFDRAVNTSIGLPFVRTSPDHGTAFDIAGKGIADATSMKAAIHLAAELVNQKLASCSPSPNLP is encoded by the coding sequence ATGTATCAAAATAATCAAGGTAATTTAGTGAATTTTCGCCAAGATAATCGTCCACGTTTGGCGCTGACGCTGGGAGATCCTGCTGGGATTGGGCCAGAAGTGATTTTAAAAGCTTTAGTAGAGCCAGAAATTAGGAAAAAATATAACGTAACAGTTGTGGGTAACTGCGATTTGCTGGCACAGACTTATTACAAACTGAATTTAACTGGGAATTTACCACCTTTGGCAAATCCAGAAGAGTTGTCAGTCTGCGATGTGCCTTTGGATGGGGAAATTAAAGCTGAAATTATCCCAGGAATAGGTAATGCTGCTAGTGGTGCGGCGAGTTTTGCCTATATGGAATATGCGATCGCACAAACACTCGCTGGTAAATTTGATGGGATAGTCACGGGGCCCATCGCTAAATCTGCTTGGAAAGCCGCAGGATATAATTACCCAGGGCAAACGGAACTTTTGGCAGAAAAGTCAGGTGTTGACCGTTTTGGGATGTTATTTGTAGCGCGATCGCCCCATACTAATTGGACACTCCGTGCAATATTAGCTACCACACATATCCCTCTTCGTCAAGTAGCTGATACATTGACACCGCAGTTATTGACACAAAAACTGGATTTGCTGGTGGAGTGTTTGGAGAAAGATTTTGGTATTTATAGAGGGAGAATTGCGATCGCAGGTTTGAATCCCCACAGTGGCGAACTGGGACAACTTGGACATGAAGAACAAGATTGGTTAATTCCCTGGTTGGAGCAAGAGCGGCAAAATAGACCACAATTACAGCTAGATGGGCCGATACCGCCAGATACAATGTGGGTTAAACCTGGTCAAGCTTGGTATGGAAATTCTTTAGTACAAAATCCTGCTGATGCTTACTTAGCACTTTATCACGACCAAGGCTTAATTCCTGTGAAACTGATGGCATTTGATCGGGCAGTTAATACTTCTATAGGTCTTCCTTTCGTTCGGACTTCACCCGATCATGGAACAGCTTTTGATATCGCGGGTAAGGGAATTGCTGATGCTACGAGTATGAAAGCAGCGATACATTTAGCGGCTGAGTTGGTTAATCAAAAGCTGGCTAGCTGTTCCCCATCGCCAAACCTCCCTTAA
- a CDS encoding PetM family cytochrome b6-f complex subunit 7: protein MGGEILNAAILSFGLIFVGWGLGALLLKIQGTEE, encoded by the coding sequence ATGGGCGGCGAAATTTTGAATGCAGCTATATTGTCCTTCGGTTTAATCTTTGTGGGCTGGGGCTTAGGCGCATTATTACTAAAAATTCAAGGCACAGAAGAATAA